A stretch of the Notamacropus eugenii isolate mMacEug1 chromosome 2, mMacEug1.pri_v2, whole genome shotgun sequence genome encodes the following:
- the LSM2 gene encoding U6 snRNA-associated Sm-like protein LSm2, whose amino-acid sequence MLFYSFFKSLVGKDVVVELKNDLSICGTLHSVDQYLNIKLTDISVTDPEKYPHMLSVKNCFIRGSVVRYVQLPADEVDTQLLQDAARKEAMQQKQ is encoded by the exons ATG ctCTTCTACTCCTTCTTCAAGTCACTTGTGGGAAAGGATGTGGTTGTGGAACTCAAGAATGACTTGAG CATCTGTGGGACCCTCCACTCTGTGGACCAG tATCTCAACATCAAACTAACAGATATCAGTGTTACAGACCCAGAAAAATATCCTCACATG CTCTCTGTGAAGAACTGTTTTATCCGGGGCTCTGTAGTCAGATATGTGCAGCTGCCAGCAGATGAAGTTGACACCCAGCTGCTACAGGACGCAGCTAGGAAGGAGGCTATGCAGCAGAAACAGTAG